The DNA sequence GAGAATCTCAtgctatatttattttaagtggCCAATCAAGTCAAACACTACAGAAAATGCGCTAGATAGTAACGGAAATAGTGACGGCGGCTGTTATCTCAACAATTAGTGatagaaaaatgactaaaaAGCGTTTGTGACTAAAGCGAAGCATTCGTCTATGTTTCCGTCAATTGGTGGATTACTAGCTTTAGTgacggatatattttttattgacaaGTTTTTTAATAACGGATCTGCCAAACTTACTATGTCACTGAAAAAGttgtcaataaaaaatattagtgacGGATTTGTCCGTCATTAAAGCTATTAATCCACCAAATGACGGGAAACAAAGATGAATGATTTGCTTTAGTGACGGATTTCCGTCACTATTTAGTGACTGGCGCTTTTCAGCCTTTTTTCCGTCACTAGTTGTTGAGCTAGCAGCCGTCACCAATATCCACCACTATCTAGCgcttttttttagtgtttgaCTTGATTGGtttttaaattgtgtttttgaTGTAATTCCATAACTTTTCAACTTGATAGGTAACATACCAGAAGAGATTGGTTGTCTAACTAATTTAAAAGGTTTAAGCCTGAGTTACAACAGGTTAAAAGGCCCATTGCCAGCAACTATATTTAGCATGCCATCCTTGCAATATGCTTCCTTTGCCTTCAATAAGTTAAGTGGGTCATTATCGAGAGATAATGGAAACATGACATCTCTTCTCAGAATTGGCCTTGAATTCAACAATTTCACTGGTATGATTCTGCATTTCATTTACTCCAGTATTTTGTAATTAGCTATCAATATATAGCATGTGACTGTAATTAACAAAAACTGAGCTGATAATTTTGCTACAATAGGCAATATTCCAAAGGAGATTGGTCATCTTAGAAATTTCGAGCGCTTAAGCATGTCTAGAAATATGTTTAGCGGATCGTTGCCCAGAGAAATTGGGAACTTAATAACCATGTATGGATTGTTCATTCACAACAATGCTTTAAGTGGTATGATCTtgccattttatttacaagtCTTGAATTTTAGGAATATCTACCATTCTTTATTAAACAAATtggattttcaaaattcatgtTGTTCCAGGTCACATTCCAAGAGAGATTGGTCACCTTGTTAATTTGATAGAGTTGCAATTGGAAGAAAACAATTTCAATGGACCATTTCCAGAAGAGATTGGAAACATGACACTCCTTAGCTACTTATGGCTCAacaataacaatttaaatggTATCATACTCTCTCTCACACATACTAATGACACTCCCCCACTATATGAAACCCACTTTTTTTATGTCACTAGCTACTATAGAGTGCTACCACTAGTACTACATTTTAAGATCATCTATTGTTTTGATGAATTTCAAGCTTGACACTCTCAAAATAAACTTGCAGGTCCGATACCATCCACCATTGTGAATCAATCAAGACTGCTTAGTTTAGTGCTCGATTCGAACAACTTAAGTGGAGAGATTACAACGTTCATTCTTCTCTCCCCCGACATTAAGTTTTTATCCATTGCAAACAACCGTCTATGGGGACCACTTCCACCCTTCATTTGCAACAATACAAGtcttgaatttcttgatttttcaaaCAATAACTTGAGTGGAAGTATACCTCTTTGTCTATTTGAAAACTTGAAGAATCTTCAAGTTCTTAATCTGGGTGGAAACAACATGACTGGTTGGATCCCTGATAATATTTCTTCCAATTGCAGCCTAAAGACTTTAGATGTGAGTCACAACAATTTGGTAGGAGGTGTTCCACTTTCCCTAGAGAATTGCACTTCCTTAGAAGTTATGAATGTGAGAAACAATCACATAGTTGGTAAATTTCCATGTATGCTCCCATCTAGCTTGCGGTTGCTTGTGTTGCGCTCGAACAGATTCCACGGAGAGATCACATGTCGAAAGAGCTGGCCAAGTCATCAAATCATTGACATAGCTTCCAATAATTTCAGTGGCAGTCTAAATCCTTTTAACTTCACATATTGGAGAGGAATGGTGTTGGATCGCGATGCAGAGTTGGAGCGTATCAACTTAGGTTTCATGGCTTCGTACATGGAATTCTACTATGGGAACGAGGTGACATTAACCATTAAAGGACTTGAGCTTGAGCTTGTCAAGATTTGGCCAGAGTTTATCTCTATTGACTTCTCTTGCAATAATTTTCATGGCGAAATCCCCGTGGAAATTGGTGAGCTCAGCTCACTCTATCTTCTCAACTTATCCCACAATTCCCTCAGCGGTCGAATCCCAAAGTCATTTGGCAAGCTGAGGCAGCTTGGATCGCTTGACATCTCGATGAACCAGCTCACGGGGGAGATACCAAAGGAGATCGCGTATCTCACATTCCTCGTTGTGATGAATGTATCTCACAATAAGCTAGTTGGAGAGATTCCGATTGGGAATCAGTTGCAAACATTTTCTGCTGATTCATTTGAAGGGAACATTGGATTGTGTGGTCTCCCTCTCAACATTAGCTGCACGAATCCATCACCGCGGTTTGTGGATGTGGAATCGGATAGGGAGGTTGAGTGGGATTATGTGTTTGCTGCGGCTGGATATGTTGTGGGCTTAGGAGGCTTCTCTTGGGTGCTTTTACTTTGTCGAAGTTTCAGGTATAAATACTTCGAGAAACTTGAGGATGTTTTTGAGAAGATCTTTGAGTGTTGCCAACGCCGGAAAGAGGAGATAGACGGAGTTGGGTGGAATCAAGTTATAAGAGACAACAGTATGAATAGATGGAGTTGGTGATGAAGCTTAGTTATCCAAGAATGTGCTTGTAATAGTATGAATATGTTTGCTTTGATTATCCAATGTTTTGTAAGGTTCATTAtcagtttttaaaatattagaatcaagccaaatatataaatagaaaggaacaacgataaaaaaaataaaaaagaaatcacaatgattagtaatttaaaattattagcTAGTTCTACTGAAAAGACAATCTCAAATAAACCAACCATGATTAACTAGAAAAATGACTTGATCAATACTAATCACATTCCATAGAACATACCTAGCCCTTCTTTGTGTTGTAAAATATATCTCTTCCCTTCACCCAAACGCCGCATAAAGTAACCATCTAATTGTTATGCATAAATTCCATCGTGCGTTCATCATAGTTTCGGTAAATCTCACTCAAACTCTTCAGCCACGGAGCTCCCAAGGCCATCTTTGTATCATTGTAAAGTCTATACTTCAGCCAAGATTACAAGTAATACAATCAAGAAACTTATCTAGCTATTTCACTACTAGATCTACAGTCTTCAACTCCTTCTGGTTGTACCTAAAACACTTAATAACCAAAGAAGAGAAACAAGATCAAGAACAATTTATTGGCTCAAGTTGCAGCAGGTAAATCCGACCCTCTAATTCCTTAGTCACCAATTGATTTGCCCCTCAATGGAGAAACCCTAGCAGATAACCAATCTACTCCACCGTATCCACTGAAACCCTAGATCCAGCAACCACCTCGTTGCAGAGACAATCCAAGGCAAAGCCATGGCCAAACACCAGTCACCCAATCCTCGGGAACCACAAGAAACCGCTTCATACACAGACAAATTTGTCTGACCAGAAACCAACCAGAGGTTTCCCCAACACTCAACTTACTCACTCACCAGTGTATACCCACacagaggaggaagaagagagatCACACTCTCAAGCCTACAGCACAGAGAGAATTCCAGAGGACCACACTCACAAccgagagagaaaagagagagaggcagAGTCAAAATGAGGCGGAAGAGAGAAGGATCTAGTATATAAAAGACACAGCCCCAACTCACCACCACATTCTGCCACGTGTAGGGCATCACTGGAGATTGGACTCAAGCCAACAAAGTGTGGGCCGGTTACTGGTGGAGCAGATTGGGCCTATAAGGGCCATACTATTACAATCATGAATGGGGATCACAAATAAATCAGCAACAAACTCATGCCCTTGAAGTGAAAACTTGACATTGTTACACTTTTGCTTACAAAATAATGACTCCCCATAACAATTGCCCAAATAAACACGAAAAGGACTGGTTGGCGTAACATCCAATTGCAATATCTTGACTATATCGGAATGGATGAAATTATGTGTACTGCCGCCACTGATTAAGGTGTCGACATGTACCCCCGAAATTGCACCTCCCAGTCTCAAAGTCCGGAGAGGGTCGAATCTTTGTTTCACGGCCTCCAAGAATTCGGGCCATGTTGTCAGCAAATTGTTATCATGTTGGTGAAGGAACCAATGGGACTAATACATTTCAGTAAGCAAATTGTTATCAAGAATTCTGGCCATGTTGTAAGCAAATTGTTATCATGTTGGTGAAGGAACCAATGAGATAATACATAAGGACTAATCCAATTTCAGTAActctaaaacaaataaaaacgaaaTCACAATGATCAGTGACTTAAAATGAATAGTCCTACTGCTAAGACAATCTCAAATAAAGATaacaaattgaataataaatcaacCATGATAGATAAAGTTGGAAAAGTTGAAATAGGATTGGACCTTGTAAATCCAGACTGATGGGTCGTCTCCGTTGAATTTTGGAGGATCGATGTGAAGATTGGGCCGCCTTGCCTTGGCCTCCAATGTCGAAAACAGCCGATCAGCCCGAGCTGATAAAGCAGCATATTCTTCTCTGTGGTTGTGAAGCTCCAGCCTTAAACATTTTATGGCGGATAGAAGCTCTTCTTGAGAATATTTCAGTTATTTAGTTATCATTATTCCTTAGTCTAGTCCACGGCTAGTGGGCTTTGCTTGATCTTCTCGGCCCATCCTTACGCATTATCGGCCCATACATGTCCATCCTCTTGTCTCATTAGTTCATTGGGCTCCATTACCAGGCCCGTCAGATTCCATTTAGAGATCACAGGTGTTAACAGTGGGCCAAATCTTCAAATGATACCTAATTTAGTAAATTACTGAAACATGAGATAATTAGTCCCTCCAAATATGAATAGcagtctcatttttctattttagtatGTCCACGAATAGGGGTCCCGATTCACTTTTACCGTAAACAATAATAGAGTCCCACCTTCCaataactcattccactcacatttcatataaaactaagagcatccgcagcggtaagttgtccgtccgtgccagcggcacggtgCTGCTCTTAAATAATAGCACGttcgtgccgctgagcaggcTTACGGGGTGGGCTGCCGTTggcaaatttgattttttctttatttataaaaaaattcaaaattaattaaaaaatcatttttaaattaaaaaaatatatttttgccacttcctaataaattatatcagttttgtatacatttttaatttatttttcaatttttttcccccaaaattcacattttcatctataaatacccccacttcaacaaaaaaaaattcccaccacactacacaattctcatctattctatcatctaaATTCTCTCATTTATTCCCTcatctattctctcatctattttcatctattctctcatctaaattcccaccatACTACACAATGTCtggctccggcgatcacctCTTCGACTCCCGCGGTTAGAACCACGAATGGTTGGGCTCACAACCATTTTCTAGTCCGGAAACGCAATTCACAGCCCCTCttcaaacccaaggttctcAAGTTCCGGGTGGCTACCGGCCTTACCCGGTGGACGAGCAAGATGCCCCGGATGGGCGATacgggtgggcacccgaacccggatcgggagggagcgGCAACTCTACTCCTAATcttactcctactcctactcctactctTCCTACTCGTGGTACCCGCACCTTGTACACTCCGGATGAGATAATCCAGTTattcaaagcctacttggcagtctccgaagatccggacgTTGGCACAAACCAAAGCGGAGAAACGTTTTGGTGGCGCGTCACTCGTTTGTACAATGAAAACTGGCCAGGGGAACCATCTATCacaatgatagtatggtgcgCAATTTCATCTATAGAGCCAATGACGCAATCGGTAAGTTCCAGGGGTATTACCTCCAGGAAGAGTGGTCGACAGGGAGCGGCTAGAGCaagctcgacatcatcagtgccgccttggcgacctaccaaTTCTTGAACTTGAAACCGTTCAAGTAACTCAGTTGTTGGCAGGAGGCGCGCCATCATGAGAAGTATAGGAGTGGCGtagtagcatcctcctccagctcctccagcaaacggtcgaggtcggtagCCCTATCCGACGACGCCTCCGATGAAgtggctacccagcttgctggaactaacttgggtagcctCGAGGCTGGCCAGAGCAGTTCCCGCCGGCGGCAAGGAAGGAATAAGGTGACGGCGAACCACCGTCGCGCcccgactccatccgcccccCCTCCCGCTCCCTTTATGCCACCTAAACCCCCAACCAACTCGTTGTGGGCCCTCTTGGGTCAACtcagtttgtacgtaactcaagttcatgatatcttgggtggtagtaattgaataacataaaggtattggaatattatttcatagaattcgcgtgcccagtgtggtatgattaaatccctaaaagggtgatccccaatgaggtgtttgaaagaggaatttattatttagaaatcTGCGCAgctggaatttattccacgaataataaataaagtttcaaactagaaaaactctttggagaattaatttaattctagtcacatagcagacaaaagaattaaattgatgaatcaagataatcttaaacgcgagaaatattataaaataaaatgaacccaagttatttgtattttggtgatttaagtgggagtgcaatattattctttagtggaataaaataatattccattgataatatattaaatcatgggtcatttgatttaattagtaatttatctaatgggtgagcccaacacttaagtcatttcatggatccccttactagcNNNNNNNNNNNNNNNNNNNNNNNNNNNNNNNNNNNNNNNNNNNNNNNNNNNNNNNNNNNNNNNNNNNNNNNNNNNNNNNNNNNNNNNNNNNNNNNNNNNNGGGTAGCCTCGAGGCTGGCCAGAGCAGTTCCCGCCGGCGGCAAGGAAGGAATAAGGTGACGGCGAACCACCGTCGCGCcccgactccatccgcccccCCTCCCGCTCCCTTTATGCCACCTAAACCCCCAACCAATTCGTTGTGGGCCCTCTTGGGTCAACTCAATGTGACCGATAGGTCTAACATGACTCCCGaccaacttgcaacacatgtgGCAATGATACGGGGTCTCCAAAGAACATTGGGGATAGAGCACTAGTCTTCCACATGGgtattttttagtctttaattatgtaatttttaatttgtaggattttaattatgtattttttttattttctagtattttaattatgtatttttattttttaggattttaattatgtaatttttattttttaggatttaattatatatttttatattgtagaaatgtttttagtaattgaattaCTTAAATTGAATAACAGAATGGTgtgacccttgagcttgtccttgcggaagagcatggatgtgggtATTTTGCTCTtgcctaaggacaaggagtaaaagtgggttcgggcccacctccgtgctcttatttaagagcacggatAGGGATGCTCTACAAGTGGGACcgctattccactaacttttttccatccactttttttaacatttcttaaaacttgtgctgccaacaaatgagactcctaatgacggacAGTATTAcgtttaaaatttttcaatataagAAAAGTCCTAGGtttctttatatttaaaaaattgtgtccCCTGTTAGTCAAATTGTACTGATGCCTTGCACCATTTTATATCAAGAAAACTTTACCTTCATACATTTACTTTCCACAATATATATCATTGACTAACCACTAATATGGACAATTTATTCAGTCACAATTCTTCCTTCcattaaaatgaagtaataattttCTCATGATTAGACCTCCGGCCAATAATTTATAGTTACTTGACTTTAATTGTGATATGTCTATGGATGATGATCCACCTCTCTTGCTGAAAATTCTAGTATTTCTAAGAGTTTGTATCATTTTCCACAATAAATTAATGCAGTTATTTGCCATTCACTTACAAAGTTTTCATTTAAGATATGATAGGTATCAAAGATATATGTAGTTATCAATCATAACTAATTTGAACTTAATCGTTTGAACATGACATTTTTAGCGTCATAGTACTCTGCAACTAGACCATCCAAATGAAAAAtcactactccctccgtctgttGTTGTTTGTCACTAATTTCCTTTTCGGTCTATCCGCCAATACTTATCGCAGTTACCTTTTAATACTTTTAATAATGTATCTTATATTCTACTTAACTCAttattttcactcatattttattataaaaccaatacaaAAAGTAGTatacacattccactaactttttccacccaTATCAATTGGATTTCTCTAATAGTCAAAAGGTTGGATGATAATAAACTACCATTATTAGATACCAAGAACATTAAGAAATTACTATATCATCTAATCAAATCACTAATTGATGTATTTTTTCGCAACATTAAATTTCAATCAAGACTTATGTCATAGTATTACTCATGCTAACCAAGACTTATGTCACAGTATTACTCATGCTAACCAAATAGTCGGATGAGAATAATTCACTAATTGAACTATATATTTGTAACATTATATCTCAATTTATACTAATGTCATATCTAATTTGAATTGAACTactataattgaatatttgatttaattaaacaattgtgtttaattttaaattcaacgtgacttaaatttaattgaacaaGTAAGATGGACTTTAGATTCATTTGCTCTCAACTgtggagtactattaaatattgaatttgtaaaatataaaatcgaccacatatatataatcaacttaaaattcacaatcatatttaattggatgtatgatagtaaaaaatattgtgaataatCATTGGTATCCAACTatctaattattaaataattttaaaatttataaacataaaattgacCACTAGTTGTATATATACTTAAGGaagatataataattaatatttcctTACGATAAACATACTCATcattaaaagtaaattaaaattaaaaaatattcacatatctatttttggataattaatagttaaatattaataattctaGAACGTttgaaaaatagtaaaaacaTATTATGTAAATATGTACTATATGCTGtaatggagtacaatattttacctaaattttaactaatgaaaaagtaaaatttattaatgagagagagggaaaactAGTCGCTATTTTTGGGAAAGAAAGAATAAGTTTTAGTAAAGGATAAAAGAGTAAACTTAATTGCTAGAAAACCAGAACTTATATCTAAACCggttttttctttattgaaCCTGTTTATGGTTGTACATAATGTGGCTGTATAGCTTTTCCCTAATTCTAATTACTcgtttaattaaaaaagtggTTAAGTTGAAAACTTCAAAACTTGGAAGAATTATAAAAGTGAATCTTCTTCCTACGTTTTCACTTAATTTTATGTGTAAATAATCAACATTTGTAATCATATAAACTATTGGTCGAAATTATCAACTTTGATTATCAATGATTTATTCAGCATAGATCATCACTACTTTGTTTATTGTGAATCAGTGAACAAGATTCAATTTGAACAAGAATTGCTTCGGTGAAGAACTCTCAAGAACAATCGAAACACCAAGAAACTAAGAAAGAACACAAGAGAATTACGTGGTTCAGCCTTGTAGGCCTACGTCCACGGGAGAGAAGGGAATAGCTTTATTGATTAATCGTGTACAACACACACACTCGAATACACTCTCATAAACGAGTTACAACACACACTCACTAACTCAAAACCATCTCTGCATCACTCCTTAGAAACTCTCGATCAAGAAGTTgtagagaagagagaagatttgtatATTGTATTGAATGTAGAAGAAGATCGACTTCTACTTGAAATGTTGAATGGCTGAATAATGaataccaaaaatgagttGGATTAAGTCCTTATATGCACAGAAGCTCCACCAATCAGATCGAGAGAACAACAAACTCTCTAACTAAATCTTGAGCTTCTTCATAACCGAATTAACTGCCAACCCAATTGAATCATTTCTCAACCTTTGTTccaacaaatctccacctagGTTGGAAAATGATCAATCTTCTATTCCCCCTTTGTCTCCACCTTACTGTCTTATCTTTGAACCACAGCCACCAGATCCAAGCAACGTGCATACTTGGACACAGGCAGCACCTTTGTGAGCATATCTGCAGGGTTGTCCTCTGCTCTTGACTTCCCCTTTGTTCACCTCATCTCTAACAAAATGCAACCTTACATCTATGTGCTTGCTCCGTTCGTGGAACACTTGATGCTTAGTTAGACTGATCGCGCTGCTGCTATCACAATACACAGTGACAACCTTTTGACAAATCCCAAAATCTCTGAGAAATCCCTTAACCCAAAAACTTTCTTTTACAGCCTCAGCAAGTGCAATGTACTCGGCCTCTGTTGTTGATAGCGCTACTACAGATTGTAGACCAGATTTCCAAGAGATGGCAGAACCATACAAAGTGAAGATGTATCCTGTCTGTGACTTCGTATTGTCATAGTTGGTGGCAAAATCCGAGTCACAGAAACCCAAGGTTGCATCCTTGGTTAGATCATATCCTCTTTTGTACAATATCCCGGCATTCTCAGATCCCTTAAGATATCTCAAAATCCATTTTAATGCCTGCCAATGAGTCTTCCCGGGATCTGACATGTACCTGCTCACACAGCTTTTAGCATGAGCTATGTCGGGCCTCGTACACACCATAGTGTACATCACACTTCCTACAATGCTAGCAAAAGGTAGATTgcacatttcttttctttcctcTTCAGTTTTGGACTTCTACTCTGAGCTTAGTTTGAAATGCTACCCAAGTGGACTTGTGACTTATCTTGACTCAGTCATCTGGAACTTCTTCAAGACTTTGCTGATGTAGTCTTGTTGTGTTAGCCACAATGTTCCCCTCCTTCTATCTCTTATGATATCCATCCCCAATATCCTTTTAGCATCACCCaaatctttcatttcaaaCCTGCCACTCAAGTCTCTTTTTATCTActcaatttatgatttatccGAGCCTGCAATGAGCATGTCATCTACGTAAAGGAGAAGATATGCTACTGTTTTTCCATTCTTCCTTTTCATATAGACACAACTATCATATATCAAATCCAATGCTCAACATATGCTCATCGAATAGCTTGTTCCACTGCCGGCTACTTTGCTTCAACCCGTAGAGGATTCTTTTCAAGAGACAAACTTTGTCTTCATTTCCGGGCTCGATGAAACCCTCTGGCTTCTCCATATAGATACTCTCTTCCAGTTCTCCATGTAGAAATGTTGTTTTCACGTCCATTTGCTGCAATTCCCAATCATTTTGACATACCACTGACATTAGAATTCGAACAGAACTATGTTTGACCACCGGAGAGAAGACCTCATTATAGTCAATCCCTTCTTTTTGTGTGTATCCCTTGGCAACCAGCCTGGCCTTATATCTGACTTTGTTTCCAAGAGTAGCTTCAACCTTTCTCTTGAAAATCCATTTGCATCCAATCAATTTCAGAAGTTTTGTTCTTGTCACCAGAACCCATGTTTTATTCTTGATGAGTGACTCCATTTCTTCCTTCATTGCCTTAATCCATCTGCTTATCTCATTGCTTCTCAATGCATCCTTGTAGTTCAATGGCTCTGAACATTCTATCCCTTCTGCCACACAAAGAGCATAATAGACCAAGCTCGAGATGCTGTGTCTGGCTGGAGGAGTTATCACTCTTCTTTGCCTGTCTCTGGCAAGCTGATAGTTTCTCAGATCATCAACTTcttgttgaaattataattggtcaaagttcATTGACCGGATTccagatatttaattttgtgaaattaaataatatagtgtcgatctacgttcggagtagatgaccgtggtatatttattttctcaaatccgattcccggtgagtgagaaataatggattaaagttgtgcaaaattgcaaacttaatgagctatgagagaagcttagggaataattaagagagttaattatcccacattggaagttacaaccttattaaactagtatttaataagaaggattattacatgtaataattatagtggactaagatgggctgtaagagcccacacgcgcgcaCGCCGCCCGCCCAGCCGAGCCTCGAGCCCGCCCCCGCAGCCGTGCTGCCTTGTGGACTCGTGGGCAATTGGTGCTAGGGTTTGTGTGTCTGTGGGCTTGGTGCTTGGGCCTAGTTGCGGGCTTGGGGCCCAAGTCTAGCGGGTCTTGACCACCTCCGTTTCCACGCCAACGTGGGTCTCGTTCTCTGAGCGTGGTTGAACGGCTCCATGTCGTGAACGAATCTAGAAGCTAGACGTCTCTAGCTCTGAGAAGTGTAACGGCTCGTAACTCCCGAACGTTACAGCTCGTAACCGACGACCGTTACGGTCTGGCATTAATGACAGCCATCAAGGCTGCGTTGACCCCTATAGTGGActgagcctataaataggctagccattctaGCATTCTCTACATCAGAAACTAGAATCCACACTCTGCGTCCATACACTCTCTCCTCCCTCTGCATAGTTCTTCgtcgaagctctgccctctcctccatcccGAGTTCGCCGGAGCTCGTTGATTGCGGTCTTTGCTTCATAGAGacgtagccgttttatctttggggacgaaatgccaatccgaagagcactaccggggcgtatctcgtcttgcggaaagaggcctcctcgactcggctaatTCCTTTACGATCTATTTGTTTCGAGTTTTCCATTGTAATTTCGTTTCAGTTTCCATTTGTATTTCTTcttgggttgtattacgcccgGCTAGTTTATCTATTGTAATCCCTAAATCTCCAACACTTCTTGACTCACTTCATCATTTGATATTATCTGAGGATCTTCATTCACTTCAGAATCCACCTCAGAATCTGAGCTCTCCTTCTCCACTGAAGTGTTATCCTCCACCTCCACTGAATTGTTATCCTTGCTTgcttcattctatttattgtgCTCAATATAGGGCATCTCCAGCTCCCTGAATGTCACATCCCGACTGATGATGACTTTAttgttgaccattttgttaagaatgtgtagaaaaaggtacaaaatatgttgATGTGCTGCAGCCTTgctttgagacaatatttactggagattttgaagtccaatcagcccatgatgcatatcaatctcttcgtcttcgaa is a window from the Salvia hispanica cultivar TCC Black 2014 chromosome 1, UniMelb_Shisp_WGS_1.0, whole genome shotgun sequence genome containing:
- the LOC125208119 gene encoding receptor-like protein 52 isoform X2, encoding MLSGIILKEICALTNLQHLDMSINNFSGPVPTEIGNLTMLQWLYLDNMLSGNIPKEIAALTNLQSLFMSNNSFSGKLPSELGNLTMLNSLLLTRNNLNGNIPEEIGCLTNLKGLSLSYNRLKGPLPATIFSMPSLQYASFAFNKLSGSLSRDNGNMTSLLRIGLEFNNFTGHIPREIGHLVNLIELQLEENNFNGPFPEEIGNMTLLSYLWLNNNNLNGPIPSTIVNQSRLLSLVLDSNNLSGEITTFILLSPDIKFLSIANNRLWGPLPPFICNNTSLEFLDFSNNNLSGSIPLCLFENLKNLQVLNLGGNNMTGWIPDNISSNCSLKTLDVSHNNLVGGVPLSLENCTSLEVMNVRNNHIVGKFPCMLPSSLRLLVLRSNRFHGEITCRKSWPSHQIIDIASNNFSGSLNPFNFTYWRGMVLDRDAELERINLGFMASYMEFYYGNEVTLTIKGLELELVKIWPEFISIDFSCNNFHGEIPVEIGELSSLYLLNLSHNSLSGRIPKSFGKLRQLGSLDISMNQLTGEIPKEIAYLTFLVVMNVSHNKLVGEIPIGNQLQTFSADSFEGNIGLCGLPLNISCTNPSPRFVDVESDREVEWDYVFAAAGYVVGLGGFSWVLLLCRSFRYKYFEKLEDVFEKIFECCQRRKEEIDGVGWNQVIRDNSMNRWSW
- the LOC125208119 gene encoding receptor-like protein 52 isoform X1; translated protein: MLSGIILKEICALTNLQHLDMSINNFSGPVPTEIGNLTMLQWLYLDNMLSGNIPKEIAALTNLQSLFMSNNSFSGKLPSELGNLTMLNSLLLTRNNLNGNIPEEIGCLTNLKGLSLSYNRLKGPLPATIFSMPSLQYASFAFNKLSGSLSRDNGNMTSLLRIGLEFNNFTGNIPKEIGHLRNFERLSMSRNMFSGSLPREIGNLITMYGLFIHNNALSGHIPREIGHLVNLIELQLEENNFNGPFPEEIGNMTLLSYLWLNNNNLNGPIPSTIVNQSRLLSLVLDSNNLSGEITTFILLSPDIKFLSIANNRLWGPLPPFICNNTSLEFLDFSNNNLSGSIPLCLFENLKNLQVLNLGGNNMTGWIPDNISSNCSLKTLDVSHNNLVGGVPLSLENCTSLEVMNVRNNHIVGKFPCMLPSSLRLLVLRSNRFHGEITCRKSWPSHQIIDIASNNFSGSLNPFNFTYWRGMVLDRDAELERINLGFMASYMEFYYGNEVTLTIKGLELELVKIWPEFISIDFSCNNFHGEIPVEIGELSSLYLLNLSHNSLSGRIPKSFGKLRQLGSLDISMNQLTGEIPKEIAYLTFLVVMNVSHNKLVGEIPIGNQLQTFSADSFEGNIGLCGLPLNISCTNPSPRFVDVESDREVEWDYVFAAAGYVVGLGGFSWVLLLCRSFRYKYFEKLEDVFEKIFECCQRRKEEIDGVGWNQVIRDNSMNRWSW
- the LOC125208119 gene encoding receptor-like protein 52 isoform X3 — encoded protein: MSNNSFSGKLPSELGNLTMLNSLLLTRNNLNGNIPEEIGCLTNLKGLSLSYNRLKGPLPATIFSMPSLQYASFAFNKLSGSLSRDNGNMTSLLRIGLEFNNFTGNIPKEIGHLRNFERLSMSRNMFSGSLPREIGNLITMYGLFIHNNALSGHIPREIGHLVNLIELQLEENNFNGPFPEEIGNMTLLSYLWLNNNNLNGPIPSTIVNQSRLLSLVLDSNNLSGEITTFILLSPDIKFLSIANNRLWGPLPPFICNNTSLEFLDFSNNNLSGSIPLCLFENLKNLQVLNLGGNNMTGWIPDNISSNCSLKTLDVSHNNLVGGVPLSLENCTSLEVMNVRNNHIVGKFPCMLPSSLRLLVLRSNRFHGEITCRKSWPSHQIIDIASNNFSGSLNPFNFTYWRGMVLDRDAELERINLGFMASYMEFYYGNEVTLTIKGLELELVKIWPEFISIDFSCNNFHGEIPVEIGELSSLYLLNLSHNSLSGRIPKSFGKLRQLGSLDISMNQLTGEIPKEIAYLTFLVVMNVSHNKLVGEIPIGNQLQTFSADSFEGNIGLCGLPLNISCTNPSPRFVDVESDREVEWDYVFAAAGYVVGLGGFSWVLLLCRSFRYKYFEKLEDVFEKIFECCQRRKEEIDGVGWNQVIRDNSMNRWSW